One stretch of Streptomyces hygroscopicus DNA includes these proteins:
- a CDS encoding transferase translates to MKDLPDDGFHVFDTTLRDGAQREGINLTVADKLTIARHLDDFGVGFIEGGWPGANPRDTEFFARARAEIDFQHAQLVAFGATRKAGARAEDDRQVKALLESGAPVITLVAKSHDRHVELALRTTLEENLAMVRETVAYLRSQGRRVFLDCEHFFDGYRANADYAKQVVSAAHEAGAEVVILCDTNGGMLPGQIDAVVRTVLADTGARLGIHAQDDTGCAVANTLAAVDAGATHVQCTANGYGERVGNANLFPVVAALELKYGRRVLPEGALEEMTRISHAIAEVVNLTPSTHQPYVGVSAFAHKAGLHASAIKVDPDLYQHIDPERVGNTMRMLVSDMAGRASIELKGKELGIDLGDDRALVGRIVERVKERELAGYSYEAADASFELLLRQEVDGRPRRYFRVESWRAIVEDRPDGTHANEATVKLWAKGERIVATAEGNGPVNALDRALRVGLERIYPQLATMELVDYKVRILEGKHGTESTTRVLISTADGQGEWSTVGVGENVIAASWQALDDAFAYGLLRAGVDPQE, encoded by the coding sequence ATGAAGGATCTGCCCGACGACGGCTTCCATGTCTTCGACACCACCCTGCGCGACGGAGCGCAGCGCGAGGGCATCAACCTGACGGTCGCGGACAAGCTGACCATCGCCCGTCACCTGGACGACTTCGGCGTGGGCTTCATCGAGGGCGGCTGGCCCGGCGCCAACCCGCGCGACACGGAGTTCTTCGCCCGGGCCCGCGCCGAGATCGACTTCCAGCACGCCCAGCTCGTGGCGTTCGGCGCCACCCGCAAGGCGGGGGCACGCGCCGAGGACGACCGCCAGGTCAAGGCGCTGCTGGAGTCCGGGGCGCCGGTGATCACCCTGGTGGCGAAGTCCCACGACCGCCATGTGGAGCTGGCCCTGCGCACCACGCTCGAGGAGAACCTCGCGATGGTCCGCGAGACCGTCGCCTACCTGCGGTCCCAGGGCCGCCGGGTCTTCCTCGACTGCGAACACTTCTTCGACGGCTACCGCGCCAACGCGGACTACGCCAAGCAGGTCGTCTCCGCCGCCCACGAGGCGGGCGCCGAGGTGGTGATCCTCTGCGACACCAACGGCGGCATGCTCCCCGGCCAGATCGACGCGGTGGTCCGCACCGTGCTGGCCGACACCGGCGCCCGGCTGGGCATCCACGCCCAGGACGACACCGGCTGCGCGGTCGCCAACACCCTCGCCGCCGTGGACGCGGGCGCCACCCACGTCCAGTGCACGGCCAACGGCTATGGCGAGCGGGTGGGCAACGCCAACCTCTTCCCGGTCGTCGCGGCCCTCGAGCTCAAGTACGGCCGCCGGGTGCTGCCGGAGGGCGCCCTGGAGGAGATGACCCGGATCTCGCACGCGATCGCCGAGGTCGTCAATCTGACGCCGTCCACTCACCAGCCCTATGTGGGCGTATCCGCCTTCGCCCACAAGGCCGGACTGCACGCCTCCGCGATCAAGGTCGACCCGGATCTGTACCAGCACATCGACCCCGAGCGGGTCGGCAACACCATGCGGATGCTTGTCTCCGACATGGCCGGCCGGGCGTCGATCGAGCTCAAGGGCAAGGAGCTGGGCATCGACCTCGGCGACGACCGCGCCCTGGTGGGCCGGATCGTCGAGCGGGTCAAGGAGCGCGAGCTCGCGGGCTACTCCTACGAGGCCGCCGACGCCTCCTTCGAGCTGCTGCTGCGCCAGGAGGTCGACGGACGCCCCCGCCGCTACTTCCGGGTCGAGTCCTGGCGGGCGATCGTCGAGGACCGCCCGGACGGCACCCACGCCAACGAGGCCACCGTGAAGCTGTGGGCCAAGGGCGAGCGCATCGTCGCCACGGCGGAGGGCAACGGCCCGGTCAACGCCCTGGACCGGGCGCTGCGGGTGGGGCTGGAGCGGATCTACCCGCAGCTGGCGACGATGGAGCTGGTGGACTACAAGGTCCGCATCCTGGAAGGCAAGCACGGCACCGAGTCCACGACCCGGGTGCTGATCTCCACCGCGGACGGCCAGGGGGAGTGGTCGACGGTCGGCGTCGGGGAGAACGTGATCGCCGCGTCCTGGCAGGCCCTGGACGACGCCTTCGCCTACGGGCTGCTGCGGGCCGGGGTGGACCCGCAGGAGTGA
- a CDS encoding branched-chain amino acid aminotransferase — translation MTTPTIELKPSSHPLPAAEREKILANPGFGRHFTDHMVTIKWTEGRGWHEAQLVPYAPLSIDPANMTLHYAQTIFEGLKAYRRPDGSVATFRPEQNAERFQASARRIAMPELPVQTFIEACDALVTQDKEWVPGHGEQSLYLRPFMFATEVGLGVRPSNEYLFVVIASPAGAYFPGGVQPVSVWLSEEYVRAAPGGTGAAKAGGNYAASLVAQAEAAEQGCDQVVWLDAIERRWIEEMGGMNLYFVYGDRIVTPELSGSLLPGITRASLLRIAADLGYEVAEGRISVDDWRQGNADGTLTEVFACGTAAVITPVGSVKSARANWTVADGEPGEVTMRLRKALLDIQTGVAPDPHGWMHPLG, via the coding sequence ATGACGACGCCCACGATCGAGCTCAAGCCCTCGTCCCACCCCCTCCCCGCCGCCGAGCGGGAGAAGATCCTGGCCAACCCCGGATTCGGCCGCCACTTCACCGATCACATGGTGACCATCAAGTGGACCGAGGGCCGCGGCTGGCACGAGGCCCAGCTCGTGCCGTACGCCCCGCTCTCGATCGATCCGGCGAACATGACGCTGCACTACGCCCAGACCATCTTCGAGGGGCTCAAGGCGTACCGCCGCCCCGACGGGTCCGTGGCCACGTTCCGCCCCGAGCAGAACGCCGAGCGGTTCCAGGCGTCCGCGCGCCGCATCGCCATGCCCGAGCTCCCCGTCCAGACCTTCATCGAGGCGTGTGACGCGCTGGTCACCCAGGACAAGGAGTGGGTGCCGGGCCACGGAGAGCAGTCCCTCTACCTGCGGCCCTTCATGTTCGCCACCGAGGTCGGGCTGGGTGTCCGGCCCTCGAACGAGTACCTCTTCGTGGTGATCGCCTCCCCGGCCGGGGCCTACTTCCCCGGCGGGGTGCAGCCGGTCTCGGTCTGGCTCTCGGAGGAGTACGTCCGCGCCGCGCCCGGCGGCACCGGCGCGGCCAAGGCGGGCGGCAACTACGCGGCCTCCCTCGTCGCCCAGGCCGAGGCCGCCGAGCAGGGCTGTGACCAGGTGGTCTGGCTGGACGCGATCGAGCGCCGCTGGATCGAGGAGATGGGCGGGATGAACCTGTACTTCGTGTACGGGGACCGCATCGTGACCCCCGAGCTGTCCGGTTCGCTGCTGCCGGGGATCACCCGCGCCTCGCTGCTGCGGATCGCCGCCGACCTCGGCTACGAGGTCGCCGAGGGCCGGATCTCCGTGGACGACTGGCGCCAGGGCAACGCCGACGGGACCCTCACCGAGGTCTTCGCCTGCGGTACGGCGGCCGTGATCACCCCGGTCGGCTCGGTCAAGTCCGCCCGGGCGAACTGGACGGTGGCCGACGGTGAGCCGGGCGAGGTGACGATGCGGCTGCGCAAGGCGCTGCTGGACATCCAGACCGGCGTCGCCCCGGACCCGCATGGCTGGATGCACCCCCTGGGCTGA
- a CDS encoding dynein regulation protein LC7, whose product MSPMSQAAQNLNWLITNFVDNTPGVSHTVVVSADGLLLAMSEGFPRDRADQLAAVASGLTSLTSGASRIFEGGVVNQTVVEMERGFLFIMSISDGSSLAVLAHPECDIGLVGYEMALLVDRAGNVLTPDLRAELQGSLLN is encoded by the coding sequence GTGAGCCCGATGAGCCAGGCGGCGCAGAACCTGAACTGGTTGATCACCAACTTCGTGGACAACACCCCCGGGGTGTCCCACACCGTGGTGGTCTCCGCCGACGGACTCCTTCTGGCGATGTCCGAAGGCTTCCCCCGTGACCGAGCCGATCAACTGGCGGCGGTGGCCTCCGGCCTGACCTCGCTCACATCCGGGGCCTCCCGCATCTTCGAAGGCGGCGTGGTCAACCAGACCGTCGTCGAAATGGAACGAGGCTTCCTCTTCATCATGTCGATCTCCGACGGATCCTCCCTCGCCGTGCTCGCTCACCCCGAGTGCGACATCGGCCTCGTCGGCTACGAGATGGCCCTGCTGGTCGATCGCGCGGGCAATGTCCTCACCCCGGATCTCCGTGCGGAATTGCAGGGCAGTCTTCTCAACTAG
- a CDS encoding ATPase gives MRGRLYAILLIPVLVALVFGGFQVASSVSTWNEARDAERTAQVVRAATTYAHALVNERDLSAGPLLSGTNEATVTKARATSDAAKKDFDKAVADMPQTPTMKRRLKAFRAAEPQLAALRRNAYTDRLNGVKTEEGYVAVEHGLTEFANELGLGTGNITSYGRTVYAVSLAKGAESLQRSIGTHLLVKPGPSATDRKTQLTAFTSYVYLEGIALGEFEAAGTPQDVTGLEDTLTAAEKRAQEQIAEAKRKAEADGKKFVAPPGMDQMFKAIGSGASPTALAGQGVTPDAWFNGSTIKFNAYRDVEQALVNRAVDEAAQISSDARRDAIVNGAIVVLALLAAFFVAGRMARSMSHSMRQLRNAAFDVAENRLPAVVGQLSRTDPGRVDTRVSSIPINTKDEIGEVARAFDQVHREAIRLAAEQAMLRGGVNAIFTNLSSRNQGLIERQLTLISELESREADPDQLEHLFRLDHLATRMRRNGENLLILAGEEPGRRWNQPVPLIDVLRAASSEVESYERIELAGISESEIHGTAVTDLVHLLAELLENATTFSSPHTKVRVTSTRLPDGRVVVEIHDKGIGLTAEDFADINHKLANPPTVDATVSQRMGLFVVGRLADRHSIRVQLRPSGEQAGTTSLVMLPEAITHGGGGEELPQDDFTVSRIVPEPRPAPAFEDVSELSSRTAAELGFDDSAYDRDQVHHQFQGQYSGMGATPSERDPRPGQAPAEPLAPSSYQNSGYSQPEADYTTQTEPEQQPYIGYNSPSQQGEWGDSGSFEMPYAPQFGTEAESGPSAPEVSRDRVEFHRPGPSPSGIHSMTDAGLPRRDRQWQPSEETGTQGMVGDPAAPTAPERPRQTPQQQEDSAPWQSENDQRWHRAEQLRDPKAGGVTTSGLPRRVPKANLVEGAAEPTGQGGPQVSRAPEDIRGRLSNLRRGVQRGRSAGSGTPGRDQHDQQGFGPGSTYDQER, from the coding sequence GTGCGCGGCCGGCTGTACGCGATCCTGCTCATCCCCGTGCTCGTCGCCCTGGTCTTCGGTGGCTTCCAGGTCGCCTCCTCGGTCTCCACCTGGAACGAGGCGCGGGACGCCGAGCGCACCGCCCAGGTCGTCCGGGCCGCCACCACCTACGCCCACGCCCTGGTCAACGAGCGCGACCTGAGCGCGGGCCCGCTGCTCAGCGGCACCAACGAGGCCACGGTGACCAAGGCGCGGGCCACCAGCGACGCGGCGAAGAAGGACTTCGACAAGGCCGTCGCCGATATGCCGCAGACGCCGACCATGAAGCGCCGCCTCAAAGCCTTCAGAGCCGCCGAACCGCAGCTCGCCGCCCTGCGCCGCAACGCCTACACCGACCGCCTGAACGGTGTGAAGACCGAAGAGGGCTATGTCGCCGTCGAGCACGGGCTCACCGAGTTCGCCAATGAACTGGGCCTGGGCACCGGCAATATCACGTCGTACGGCCGTACCGTCTACGCGGTATCCCTGGCCAAGGGCGCTGAGTCGCTGCAGCGCTCCATCGGCACCCATCTGCTGGTCAAGCCCGGTCCGTCCGCGACCGACCGCAAGACCCAGCTCACCGCCTTCACCTCGTACGTCTACCTCGAGGGCATCGCGCTCGGGGAGTTCGAGGCGGCCGGCACACCGCAGGACGTGACCGGGCTCGAGGACACCCTCACGGCGGCCGAGAAGCGTGCGCAGGAGCAAATCGCCGAGGCGAAGCGGAAGGCCGAGGCGGACGGCAAGAAGTTCGTCGCACCGCCCGGTATGGACCAGATGTTCAAGGCCATCGGCAGCGGCGCCTCGCCCACCGCGCTGGCCGGCCAGGGGGTCACCCCGGACGCCTGGTTCAACGGCTCCACGATCAAGTTCAACGCCTACCGGGACGTCGAGCAGGCCCTGGTGAACAGAGCCGTGGACGAGGCGGCGCAGATCTCCTCGGACGCCCGCCGCGATGCGATCGTGAACGGCGCGATCGTGGTGCTGGCACTGCTCGCCGCCTTCTTCGTGGCCGGCCGGATGGCCCGCTCGATGAGCCATTCGATGCGGCAACTGCGCAACGCCGCCTTCGACGTCGCCGAGAATCGGCTGCCCGCGGTGGTCGGCCAGCTCTCCCGCACCGACCCGGGACGGGTGGACACCAGGGTCAGCTCGATACCGATCAACACCAAGGACGAGATCGGCGAGGTGGCCCGCGCCTTCGACCAGGTGCACCGTGAGGCGATCCGGCTCGCGGCCGAGCAGGCGATGCTGCGCGGCGGCGTCAACGCGATCTTCACCAACCTTTCCAGTCGCAACCAGGGACTGATCGAGCGGCAGCTGACCCTGATCTCCGAACTGGAGAGCCGGGAGGCCGATCCGGACCAGCTGGAGCACCTCTTCCGGCTGGACCACCTGGCCACCCGTATGCGGCGCAACGGCGAGAACCTCCTGATCCTCGCGGGCGAGGAGCCCGGCCGGCGCTGGAACCAGCCGGTGCCGCTGATCGATGTGCTGCGCGCCGCCTCCTCGGAGGTGGAGTCCTACGAGCGCATCGAGCTGGCCGGCATCTCCGAGAGCGAGATCCACGGCACCGCCGTGACCGACCTGGTGCACCTCCTGGCCGAGCTGCTGGAGAACGCCACCACCTTCTCCTCTCCGCACACCAAGGTCCGGGTCACCTCGACCCGGCTGCCCGACGGCCGGGTGGTGGTGGAGATCCACGACAAGGGCATCGGCCTGACCGCCGAGGACTTCGCGGATATCAACCACAAGCTGGCCAATCCGCCGACGGTGGACGCCACGGTCTCCCAGCGCATGGGGCTCTTCGTGGTCGGCCGCCTCGCCGACCGGCACAGCATCCGGGTCCAGCTGCGCCCCTCCGGGGAGCAGGCGGGCACCACGTCGCTGGTGATGCTGCCCGAGGCGATCACCCACGGCGGTGGCGGCGAGGAGCTACCCCAGGACGACTTCACGGTCTCCCGGATCGTCCCCGAGCCGCGGCCCGCCCCGGCCTTCGAGGACGTGAGCGAGCTGTCCTCGCGGACCGCCGCCGAGCTGGGTTTCGACGACTCCGCCTACGACCGGGACCAGGTACATCACCAGTTTCAGGGCCAGTACAGCGGAATGGGGGCCACCCCGTCCGAGCGGGATCCGCGGCCCGGCCAGGCGCCTGCCGAGCCGCTGGCGCCGTCGTCGTACCAGAATTCCGGCTATTCGCAACCGGAAGCGGATTACACAACTCAAACGGAACCCGAACAGCAGCCGTACATCGGCTACAACTCCCCCTCTCAACAGGGAGAGTGGGGCGATTCCGGATCTTTCGAGATGCCCTACGCGCCGCAGTTCGGGACCGAAGCGGAATCAGGACCCAGCGCTCCCGAAGTTTCTCGGGACCGCGTAGAGTTCCACCGTCCGGGCCCTTCCCCGAGCGGAATCCACTCGATGACCGACGCCGGGCTTCCGCGTCGCGACAGGCAGTGGCAGCCATCCGAGGAAACAGGGACACAGGGGATGGTCGGGGACCCGGCGGCGCCCACGGCGCCGGAGCGACCCCGGCAGACACCCCAGCAGCAGGAGGACAGTGCCCCGTGGCAGTCGGAGAACGACCAGCGCTGGCACCGTGCCGAGCAGCTGCGCGACCCGAAGGCCGGTGGGGTCACAACGTCCGGCCTGCCCCGCCGGGTGCCCAAGGCCAATCTGGTCGAGGGCGCCGCGGAGCCGACCGGACAGGGCGGCCCCCAGGTCTCCCGTGCCCCGGAGGACATCCGCGGCAGGCTGAGCAACCTGCGCCGCGGCGTCCAGCGGGGGCGCAGCGCGGGATCCGGGACCCCCGGGCGTGACCAGCATGACCAACAGGGCTTCGGCCCCGGCAGCACCTACGATCAGGAGCGTTAG
- a CDS encoding methylmalonyl-CoA carboxyltransferase, which yields MTNLEGAPAEASDVRGRVAELHAIREQARRGPSERATEAQKAKGKLTARERIDLLLDEGSFNEVEPLRRHRATGFGLEAKKPYTDGVVTGWGTVHGRTVFVYAHDFRIFGGALGEAHATKIHKIMDMAISAGAPLVSLNDGAGARIQEGVSALAGYGGIFQRNTKASGVIPQISVMLGPCAGGAAYSPALTDFVFMVRETSQMFITGPDVVQAVTGEKVSQNGLGGADVHAETSGVCHFAYDDEETCLEEVRYLLSLLPQNNRENPPTVESDDPASRRGDSLLDLVPADGNRPYDMRKVIEEIVDDGEYLEVHERWATNIICALTRLDGQVVGIIANQPQSLAGVLDIEASEKSARFIQMCDAFNIPLVTFLDVPGFLPGVDQEHGGIIRHGAKMLYAYCNATVPRISVILRKAYGGAYIVMDSQSIGADLTYAWPTNEIAVMGAEGAANVIFRRQIADADDPEAMRARMVKEYKSELMHPYYAAERGLVDDVIDPSDTREVLIRSLAMLRDKHADLPSRKHGNPPQ from the coding sequence ATGACCAATCTCGAAGGTGCGCCTGCTGAGGCGAGTGACGTTCGCGGGCGCGTCGCCGAGCTGCACGCGATTCGCGAGCAGGCTCGGCGCGGCCCGAGCGAGCGGGCGACCGAGGCCCAGAAGGCCAAGGGGAAGCTGACGGCTCGCGAGCGGATCGATCTGCTGCTTGACGAGGGGTCCTTCAACGAAGTGGAGCCGCTGCGGCGGCATCGTGCGACCGGGTTCGGCCTGGAGGCGAAGAAGCCTTACACCGACGGGGTCGTCACCGGCTGGGGGACCGTCCACGGACGGACGGTGTTCGTCTACGCACACGACTTCCGGATCTTCGGCGGGGCGCTGGGGGAAGCCCACGCGACCAAGATCCACAAGATCATGGACATGGCCATCTCGGCCGGGGCGCCGCTGGTGTCGCTCAACGACGGCGCCGGTGCCCGTATCCAGGAGGGCGTCTCGGCCCTCGCCGGATACGGCGGCATCTTCCAGCGGAACACCAAGGCGTCCGGCGTCATCCCCCAGATCAGCGTGATGCTCGGCCCGTGCGCGGGCGGGGCGGCCTACTCCCCGGCGCTGACGGACTTCGTCTTCATGGTCCGGGAGACCTCTCAGATGTTCATCACCGGACCCGATGTGGTCCAGGCGGTGACGGGCGAGAAGGTCAGCCAGAACGGACTGGGCGGCGCGGATGTGCACGCCGAGACCTCGGGTGTGTGCCACTTCGCCTACGACGACGAGGAGACGTGCCTGGAGGAGGTGCGCTACCTCCTGTCGCTGCTGCCGCAGAACAACCGGGAGAACCCGCCGACCGTCGAGTCCGACGACCCGGCCTCCCGGCGCGGCGACTCGCTGCTGGACCTCGTCCCGGCCGACGGCAACCGGCCGTACGACATGCGCAAGGTCATCGAGGAGATCGTCGACGACGGCGAGTACCTCGAGGTCCACGAGCGCTGGGCGACCAACATCATCTGCGCGCTGACCCGGCTCGACGGCCAGGTGGTCGGCATCATCGCCAACCAGCCGCAGTCGCTGGCCGGCGTGCTGGACATCGAGGCGTCGGAGAAGTCCGCGCGCTTCATCCAGATGTGCGACGCCTTCAACATCCCGCTGGTCACCTTCCTCGACGTGCCCGGCTTCCTGCCCGGTGTGGACCAGGAGCACGGCGGGATCATCCGGCACGGCGCCAAGATGCTGTACGCGTACTGCAACGCCACCGTGCCGCGGATCTCCGTCATCCTGCGCAAGGCGTACGGCGGTGCCTACATCGTCATGGACTCCCAGTCCATCGGTGCCGACCTGACCTACGCCTGGCCCACCAACGAGATCGCGGTGATGGGCGCCGAGGGCGCCGCCAACGTGATCTTCCGCCGTCAGATCGCCGACGCCGACGACCCCGAGGCCATGCGCGCCCGCATGGTCAAGGAGTACAAGTCCGAGCTGATGCACCCGTACTACGCGGCCGAGCGGGGCCTGGTGGACGATGTGATCGACCCGTCCGACACCCGTGAGGTCCTGATCCGGTCGCTGGCGATGCTGCGCGACAAGCACGCCGACCTGCCGTCCCGTAAGCACGGCAACCCGCCGCAGTAG
- a CDS encoding 3-isopropylmalate dehydrogenase → MSRSIRLAVIPGDGIGQEVVAQGLKVLSAALPQDVKLETQSYDLGAQHWHATGETLPDADLESLKNHDAILLGAIGDPSVPSGVLERGLLLKLRFAFDHYVNLRPSKLFPNTPTPLAGRPDIDFVVVREGTEGPYVGNGGSLRTGTPAEVATEVSLNTAYGVERVVRDAYERANARPRKKLTLVHKNNVLVHAGHLWKNIFDRVGQEYPEVTTDYLHVDAATIFFVTQPERFDVIVTDNLFGDILTDLAAAVTGGIGLAASGNINPSGAFPSMFEPVHGSAPDIAGTGKADPTATVLSVALLLSHLGYGDEAARIEAAVAEDLAGRDAAAPRTTDEIGDALAARVSG, encoded by the coding sequence ATGTCTCGCAGCATTCGCCTCGCAGTGATCCCCGGTGACGGTATCGGCCAGGAGGTCGTTGCCCAGGGCCTGAAGGTCCTCTCCGCCGCCCTTCCCCAGGACGTGAAGCTGGAGACCCAGAGTTACGACCTCGGCGCCCAGCACTGGCACGCCACCGGCGAGACCCTGCCGGACGCGGACCTGGAGTCGCTGAAGAACCACGACGCGATCCTGCTCGGCGCCATCGGCGACCCGTCGGTGCCCTCGGGCGTGCTGGAGCGCGGGCTGCTGCTCAAGCTGCGCTTCGCCTTCGACCACTACGTCAACCTGCGTCCGTCGAAGCTCTTCCCGAACACCCCGACCCCGCTGGCCGGCCGCCCCGACATCGACTTCGTGGTCGTCCGCGAGGGCACCGAGGGCCCGTACGTGGGCAACGGCGGCTCGCTGCGCACCGGCACCCCGGCCGAGGTCGCCACCGAGGTCAGCCTCAACACCGCCTACGGTGTCGAGCGCGTGGTCCGGGACGCCTACGAGCGCGCCAACGCCCGGCCGCGCAAGAAGCTGACCCTCGTGCACAAGAACAACGTCCTGGTGCACGCCGGCCACCTGTGGAAGAACATCTTCGACCGGGTCGGCCAGGAGTACCCCGAGGTCACCACCGACTATCTGCACGTCGACGCCGCGACGATCTTCTTCGTCACCCAGCCGGAGCGGTTCGACGTGATCGTCACCGACAACCTTTTCGGTGACATCCTCACCGACCTCGCCGCCGCCGTCACCGGCGGCATCGGGCTCGCCGCGAGCGGCAACATCAACCCCTCCGGCGCCTTCCCGTCGATGTTCGAGCCGGTCCACGGCTCCGCGCCGGACATCGCGGGCACCGGCAAGGCCGACCCGACGGCGACCGTCCTGTCGGTGGCCCTGCTCCTGTCGCACCTCGGCTACGGGGACGAGGCGGCCCGTATCGAGGCCGCCGTCGCCGAGGACCTCGCCGGGCGGGACGCGGCCGCGCCGCGCACCACCGACGAGATCGGCGACGCGCTCGCCGCCCGAGTATCCGGCTGA
- a CDS encoding phosphoesterase yields the protein MDTPRFGVPERLAQRMTMAEQHEYLRARLSRRRVLRGGAATAGTVAGAGLLGGAACAADATPAPVAGPKPVTATVDGALVAPFGRHLAFGADPRTQMRISWQVPFAVRKPYVRIGTSPLELTRKAEAEIRSLHTPSLSDKLPAVDQFYLHAAVDDLSPGTTYYYGVGHADRDPAEPRHFSSVGTFRTAPERPGKFVFTAFGDQGVSYDALANDQLILGQNPSFHLHAGDLCYADTTGHGKKTDLYDARVWDSFLAQTDSVAASVPWMVTTGNHDMEAWYSPDGYGGQLARWSLPDNGPDPRKAPGVYSFVYGNVGVVALDANDVSYEITPNKGYTDGAQTRWLDRRLGQLRKRPGIDFLVVFFHHCAYSTTSAHASDGGVRDTWVPLLEKHQVDLVINGHNHVYERTDAIRGGKVARRVPIEGSADAVRDGIVYVTAGGAGAKLYEFPVPDSYEGHIKDLDEVKTYHWTKDGEKNRDSADWSRVRYTGFSFLAVEVEPGPRPRLTVTALAESGERVDRFEVTRPRRQ from the coding sequence ATGGACACACCACGGTTCGGCGTACCGGAGCGGCTCGCCCAGCGGATGACCATGGCGGAGCAGCATGAGTATCTGCGGGCCCGGCTCTCCCGGCGCCGAGTGCTGCGCGGGGGCGCCGCCACGGCGGGGACGGTCGCGGGCGCGGGGCTGCTGGGCGGGGCGGCGTGCGCCGCCGACGCAACGCCTGCGCCCGTCGCGGGCCCGAAGCCGGTGACCGCCACGGTGGACGGTGCGCTGGTCGCCCCGTTCGGCCGCCATCTGGCCTTCGGCGCCGATCCGCGGACGCAGATGCGGATCTCCTGGCAGGTGCCGTTCGCCGTGCGCAAGCCCTATGTGCGGATCGGCACGAGCCCGCTGGAGCTCACGCGCAAGGCCGAGGCCGAGATCCGCTCTCTGCACACCCCGTCGCTGAGCGACAAGCTGCCCGCGGTCGACCAGTTCTATCTGCACGCCGCGGTGGACGATCTGAGCCCTGGGACCACCTATTACTACGGCGTCGGTCATGCGGACCGCGACCCGGCCGAGCCGCGGCACTTCTCGTCCGTGGGCACCTTCCGCACCGCGCCGGAGCGGCCCGGGAAGTTCGTTTTCACCGCCTTCGGCGACCAGGGGGTGAGCTATGACGCGCTCGCCAACGACCAGTTGATCCTTGGCCAGAACCCGTCGTTCCATCTGCACGCCGGGGACCTGTGCTACGCGGACACCACCGGCCACGGGAAGAAGACCGACCTGTACGACGCCCGGGTCTGGGACTCCTTCCTCGCCCAGACCGACTCGGTCGCGGCGAGCGTGCCGTGGATGGTGACGACCGGCAACCACGACATGGAGGCGTGGTACTCCCCCGACGGCTACGGCGGCCAGCTCGCCCGCTGGTCCCTGCCGGACAACGGCCCGGATCCGCGCAAGGCGCCCGGGGTCTATTCGTTCGTCTACGGGAACGTGGGCGTGGTCGCGCTGGACGCCAATGACGTCTCGTACGAGATCACCCCCAACAAGGGGTACACCGACGGTGCGCAGACCCGCTGGCTGGACCGGCGCCTGGGGCAGCTTCGCAAGCGGCCCGGCATCGACTTCCTGGTGGTCTTCTTCCACCACTGCGCCTACTCCACGACCAGCGCCCACGCCTCGGACGGCGGGGTGCGCGACACCTGGGTGCCGCTGCTGGAGAAGCACCAGGTGGACCTGGTCATCAACGGCCACAACCACGTCTACGAGCGGACCGACGCGATCCGGGGCGGCAAGGTCGCCCGCCGGGTCCCCATCGAGGGAAGCGCCGACGCGGTGCGCGACGGGATCGTCTATGTGACGGCGGGCGGGGCGGGCGCGAAGCTCTACGAGTTCCCGGTGCCCGACAGCTACGAGGGGCACATCAAGGACCTCGACGAGGTGAAGACCTACCACTGGACGAAGGACGGGGAGAAGAACCGGGACAGCGCGGACTGGTCCCGCGTCCGCTACACCGGCTTCTCCTTCCTCGCCGTGGAGGTGGAGCCGGGCCCCCGCCCCAGGCTCACGGTCACGGCCCTGGCGGAGTCGGGCGAGCGAGTGGACCGCTTCGAGGTCACCCGGCCCCGGCGTCAGTGA
- a CDS encoding ATP/GTP-binding protein yields MDFASSSGAARSTTSAKIVVAGGFGVGKTTFVGAVSEINPLRTEAVMTSASAGIDDLTHAPDKTTTTVAMDFGRITLDQDLILYLFGTPGQDRFWFMWDDLVRGAIGAVVLVDTRRLADCFPAVDYFENSGLPFVIALNGFDGHQPYTPEEVREALQIGPDAPIIITDARHRSEAKSALITLVEHALMARLR; encoded by the coding sequence GTGGACTTCGCAAGCTCTAGCGGTGCAGCCCGCTCCACCACCTCCGCGAAAATCGTGGTGGCGGGCGGCTTCGGCGTGGGCAAGACCACGTTCGTCGGCGCGGTCTCGGAGATCAACCCGCTGCGCACCGAAGCCGTGATGACCTCCGCCTCGGCGGGGATCGACGACTTGACCCACGCACCGGACAAGACCACCACCACGGTGGCGATGGACTTCGGCCGCATCACGCTGGACCAGGACCTGATCCTGTACCTGTTCGGCACGCCCGGCCAGGACCGCTTCTGGTTCATGTGGGACGACCTGGTCCGCGGTGCCATCGGCGCGGTCGTCCTGGTGGACACCCGCCGCCTCGCCGACTGCTTCCCCGCGGTCGACTACTTCGAGAACTCCGGCCTGCCCTTCGTCATCGCCCTCAACGGCTTCGACGGACACCAGCCGTACACCCCCGAAGAGGTCCGCGAGGCCCTGCAGATCGGCCCCGACGCGCCGATCATCATCACCGACGCCCGCCACCGCAGCGAGGCCAAGAGCGCGCTCATCACGCTGGTCGAGCACGCGTTGATGGCCCGGCTGCGGTAG